A window of the Podospora bellae-mahoneyi strain CBS 112042 chromosome 6, whole genome shotgun sequence genome harbors these coding sequences:
- a CDS encoding hypothetical protein (COG:A; EggNog:ENOG503NXQ0), with amino-acid sequence MSTPQLLSRKANGTTAVAQSSADSPKATKTKAPANGEKVVIRRLPPGLTEAEFHAILGDEWKLGDGKVDWYKWYPGKVSQHPSKPSTPARAYLHVSQRDQLPELLRKVQEAKWEDAKETYNDPALVAPPTVEFSVYKKIPSEKKRVDGRQGTIDQDPEFMAFLESLASPDGNKEGVTAEPGPEEEPEKTTTTPLIEYLKERKAAKAKEIAAAKIAMKHARTESLTGKGKAPATSAEEPKRRSTRDRESRTERERATEKAPERPRESVKILTKKTVAAAEAAAEAAKVAAIQKSTQSNAPSASSEAPSKSRRAGIAAAARILQRDLGLSSSNAHRKARMDAAKADADSKGSAAKGPAKENVPIAPEPAPPAPSAQPSSSAPPKSQQQQQQQQQQQQQQQQQQQPAASSNRSRNRRRGGGDEGGKSKGDNKADKQADTTPPAPAPAPAKPVLLLKKRETPQAQRQQPSAPATPVSAMASQSTATTAAPSQPAAPKNAPAKQGGGGRESKKNAGPAPSSGATRAFIKHANHSQGVTEALLKDALSAYGTVTSVDIDRKKGFAYVDFTDHAGLAKAMAASPVTIAQATVQVLERKDMTAKKGGQSSGSTQGKNAAASASATTVSTPTPAPAPAAASNSTAPEKPAGEQQAKESRRNPRRSKRGGRDNKDKDGKEGGGKGGGGGGSAPAAAAASC; translated from the exons ATGTCAACTCCACAGTTGTTATCACGAAAGGCAAACGGCACTACAGCAGTTGCCCAGTCTTCAGCCGATTCCCCAAAAGCAACCAAGACTAAGGCACCCGCCAATGGAGAAAAAGTCGTGATCCGTCGCCTACCACCAGGTCTTACCGAAGCAGAGTTCCATGCCATTTTGGGCGATGAATGGAAACTCGGAGATGGTAAGGTCGACTGGTACAAGTGGTATCCTGGTAAGGTCTCGCAACA CCCTTCAAAACCGTCGACACCAGCTCGGGCATATCTCCATGTCTCGCAGAGAGATCAGTTGCCAGAACTCCTCCGCAAGGTACAAGAGGCTAAGTGGGAAGATGCGAAGGAGACCTACAACGATCCAGCCCTTGTCGCTCCACCAACCGTCGAGTTCTCCGTCTACAAGAAGATTCCCAGCGAGAAGAAGCGTGTGGACGGCCGACAAGGGACCATCGATCAAGACCCGGAGTTCATGGCTTTTCTGGAGAGCCTTGCAAGCCCAGACGGGAACAAAGAGGGTGTCACTGCTGAACCGGGGCCCGAAGAGGAACCCGAAAAGACCACCACGACACCTCTGATTGAGTAtctgaaggagaggaaggctgCCAAGGCAAAGGAAATCGCTGCTGCTAAGATCGCAATGAAACATGCCAGAACGGAGTCACTGACTGGGAAGGGCAAGGCACCAGCTACCAGTGCTGAGGAACCCAAGAGGAGAAGCACCCGGGACAGAGAGTCGAGAACCGAAAGGGAGAGGGCCACCGAAAAGGCACCCGAGAGGCCCAGGGAGTCGGTCAAGATCTTGACCAAGAAGACTGTTGCCGCTGCAGAGGCTGCCGCGGAGGCTGCTAAGGTGGCAGCCATCCAAAAGTCAACTCAGTCCAACGCACCATCCGCGTCTTCGGAGGCTCCATCGAAGAGTCGTAGGGCAggcattgctgctgctgcgcgTATCCTACAGCGTGACCTTGGTCTGAGCTCTAGCAATGCTCACCGCAAGGCCAGAATGGATGCAGCCAAAGCGGATGCCGATAGCAAGGGCAGTGCTGCGAAGGGACCAGCGAAGGAAAATGTCCCAATCGCTCCTgagccagcaccacccgCCCCTTCTGCTCAGCCGTCGTCATCTGCTCCACCCAAgtcgcaacaacaacaacaacaacaacaacaacaacaacaacaacaacag cagcagcagcaacccgCAGCTTCTTCCAATAGGTCTCGCAACAGAAGAcggggcggcggtgatgagggtggaAAGTCAAAGGGGGATAATAAAGCCGACAAGCAGGCCGACACAACGCCtccggcaccagcaccagcaccagccaagcctgtgcttcttctcaagaaaagagagacaCCACAGGCCCAGCGTCAGCAGCCATCAGCACCTGCCACTCCTGTTTCGGCTATGGCATCACAGTCTACAGCGACGACAGCCGCACCCTCCCAACCTGCTGCACCGAAAAATGCACCAGCAAAGCAAGGCGGTGGCGGCCGAGAATCCAAGAAGAACGCCGGACCTGCTCCCAGTTCAGGCGCGACACGAGCTTTCATTAAGCATGCAAACCACTCACAGGGTGTCACCGAGGCGCTGCTCAAGGATGCCTTGTCGGCGTATGGCACTGTTACTTCAGTGGATATTGATCGCAAAAAGGGGTTCGCGTATGTCGATTTCACAGACCATGCTGGGCTCGCCAAAGCTATGGCCGCCAGCCCGGTCACGATTGCGCAGGCTACAGTGCAggtgctggagaggaaggatatGACGGCTAAGAAGGGGGGGCAGTCGTCGGGTTCTACTCAGGGGAAGAATGCCGCtgcctctgcttctgctACTACTGTGTCTACGCCAACCCCAGCTCCTGCGCCGGCAGCTGCGTCGAACAGTACCGCGCCGGAGAAGCCTGCTGGGGAGCAGCAAGCGAAGGAGAGCAGGCGTAACCCGCGTCGGAGCAAGCGTGGTGGTCGGGATAACAAGGAtaaggatgggaaggagggtggtggaaaaggtggtggtggaggcggctCTGCacctgctgccgctgctgcttcttgttAA